The DNA window TCCATCTGCGCCAGCGCGCGGACGACATCGAGCATCTCCCCGGCGGTGGCGACGACGTCGGCCGAGCGGCCCATGCTGAGCGCCACGGCGTTGAGAGCCTCGAGCTCGCGGTTTCGCCGGGCCAGCCCCAGATCGGGATCGGACGGCTCCGGCTCGAGCAGCGGCTCAACCGCCCGCCGGCGCGGCGCCCCGGGCTCGCGGTAGAGCAGGAGCGCCGCCGCGGCGCTGGCGAGCCCGCATATCCCCAGCCCCGTCAGCCACCCCACGAGAGCGCGCCGGCGGCCTTCGCCGTCATCGGCGACGAGCAGCCAGAGCCGGCCCGGCCCTGAGACGGCGACCTGGCCGGCGGGACGGACGAGGAAATCCCGCCCACCGTCGAGGCTGACCTTGCCGGCCACTGTCGCTCCGATCCAGTCCGCCGTCGGCGGACGCTGGAGAGACGAGACGAGCGGACGGCCATTGACGAGGAACAGCATGCCGGGCCGGGCAGAAGCTCCCGCGGCCGGCGGCGCCACGTTCTCGAGCCGGCGGGCGATGACCACGAAACCCGCGGGCCGGGCCTCCCCCGCATTTCCCGCCGCCGGGCCGACCACGGGGACTGCGGCGACGACATAGGGATGGCCGTTGAGAACCGTCAGCCCGGGCGGCGATGCGCTGATGGCCGCGGGGTCGGGAATGGGCGTCGGCGGCAGTGCGGGCACCTGGAGGAGCGCGCTCCCCGCGACGTCGAGGACCGAGACGAAATCGGCAACCCGCTCGAGGGTGAGGGCGGCAAGACGCGGCGAGACGCCTCGGGCCAACGTCGCCCAGTCGCCCTTGGCGACGCCGTCCACAAGGGCCGGGTCTCGCGCGAGCAGCCGCGCCTCGCGGACCAGCGCGGCCTGCGCATCGGCCACGAGCGTGGCCGCCGACTCCTGGGCGCGCGCCGCCGCCTGCTCTCGCGCGAGCGAGACATGGCGGAGGGCGACGGCGACGCCGCCCGCGCCCAGCGCGGAGAGCGCCAGTGCGCCGAGCGCGACTCCAAAGAGAAGATCCCGTCTCGAGGAACGCATGAAGGGAGCCGGGCCTCATGAGACCCGGTCAGACCAGCATATGCAGAACGGCCCACGAGGGCAACTTTCGCGGCGCCCCCGTCTCCCCCCGCCTGCACGCTGGTCAAAAGGGGTCCAGATGCGAGGCGGCGCCCGACGGCCGCAGGCCGGCGAGAAGGGTCCAGATGCGAGGCGGCGAGGGAGGCGACGAGCGAGGCGTACTTCCCGTACGTTGAGCGAGGAGCAACCGAGCCAACGAAGCAGATGGGCCCTTATCGGCGGCCTGGGCTAGAGGCCGAGGTAGGCCTGTTTGATGTGGGGGCTCGCGAGCAGGGCCTCGCGCGGGCCTTCGAGCGCGATGCGCCCGTTCTCGAGGACATAGCCGCGGTGGCAGAGCTCGAGCGCGCGCAGGACGTTCTGCTCCACCAGCAGAATCGTCAACCCCGCCCGGTTGATGCGCTGGAGGTCCTCGAAGATCGTTCGCACCACGACGGGGGCCAGACCCAGGCTGGGCTCATCCAGCATCAGAAGACGCGGCTTCGCCATGAGCCCGCGGCCGATGGCGCACATCTGCTGCTCGCCGCCCGACAGCGTGCCCGCCACCTGCCTCTGCCGCTCCGAGAGGCGCGGGAAGAGATCGAAGACCCACGCGAGCGTCTCGGCCCGGCGCCGGCGCGCTTCGACCGACCTGGCGCCCAGCTCGAGGTTCTCTCTCACCGTCATCGTGGGGAAGAGCTGGCGGCCCTCGGGCACGTGCGCGATGCCGCGCGCGACGACGTCTGCGGGACCGAGACCGTCGAGGCGCTCGCCGGCGAACTCGATGCTCCCGCTGCGGAGCGGCAGCAGGCCGGAGACGGCGCGGAGTGTCGTCGTCTTCCCCGCCCCGTTGCCGCCGATGAGCGCCACCGTCTCGCCTTCACGCACCTCGAGCGAGGCCTCGTGGACGGCCGTCATGTCCCCGTACCCGACCTGGATCCCGTCAAGGCGCAGCAGGGTGGACATACTCCTCCCCGAGGTAGGCTTCGATGACCCGGCGGTCGGCGGCGACGGCCCGCGGCGGACCCTCGGCGATCTTCTCGCCGAACGAGAGCACCACGATGCGGTGCGAGAGCGACATGACGGCGCGCATGTTGTGCTCGATGAGCAGCACGGACACCCCGCCCGCGTTGATGGCGCCGACCAGCCGGACCATGGTGTCGATCTCGGTCGCGTTGAGCCCGGCCATGACTTCATCGAGCAGCAGCAGAGTCGGTTCTGTGGCGAGCGCGCGAGCCAGCTCGAGCCGCTTGCGGTCGGCGAGCGTCAGCCCCGCGGCGGGCTCGCGCTGCCGCGCGCCGAGCCCGACGCGCTCCACGACGGCCCGCGCCGCATCGAGGGCCTCCCCCATGGCGGGGTGCCGGGTGAGCGCCGCGATCCTGACATTCTCGACGACGGAGAGCTGCGGGAACGGCCGGACGATCTGGAAGGTGCGCGCCAGCCCGAGCCGGCAGATCTCGTGGGGCTTGAGGCCGTGGAGGCGGCGGCCGCGGAAGCGGACCTCTCCCGAGTCGGACGCAAGGAAACCCGAAAGCAGGTTGAAGACCGTGGTCTTCCCCGCCCCGTTGGGCCCGATCATCCCGAGCATCTCGCCCTGGGCCATGGACAGGTCGAGGCCGCCGACGGCCTGGAGACCCCCGAAGCGCTTGCTGAGGCCCGAGACCTCGAGCAGGGTCATGCCGACCGCCTCCTTGCGAAGCGCAGGAGCGCCGGGTACGCGCCCTGGGGCAGGAACAGCACCACGGCGATCAGCAGGAGACCGTAGACGATCAGGTGCGCGCCGTTCCAGCCGCCCTGCGAGAAGTACGTGCGCGAAATCTCGGCGAGCGGGCTCAGGATGAACGAGCCGAAGATGGGGCCCAGCACCGTGCCCGCGCCGCCCACGATGGGCCGAATGATGATCTCCACCGACAGCGGGATGCCGAAGACCGCGTTGGGCTGCAGCGAGAAGAGGTAGAAGGCGTAGAACGTCCCGCCCACGCCCGTGAGGAAGGACGACAGCACCATCGCCAGCATCTTGCAGCGGAAGGTGTCCACACCCAGGGCCTCGCAGGCGCCCTCGTCCTGGCGGATGGCCGTGAGGTACGAGCCGAGGCGGTGGCGCTCGAGTGCCCACACGAGCGCCGTCGCTCCCAGCATGAGCGCGAGGGCGACGTAGTAGTAGCCGCGGTTGTCCTGGAACTGGAACTGCCGCGGGTTGCCCGTGAACGTGATGTAGAGGCCGAGCGCGCCGCCGACGGCGTCGACGTTCAGCGCCACGACGCGGCAGATCTCGGCGAAGGCGACCGTCAGCAGGACGAAGTAGAAGCCGCGTAGGCCGAACCGGAAGCCCAGATAGCCGATGACCGCCCCGAGCGCCGCGGCCAGCACCCCGCCGATCCACATGCCGATCCAGGGCGTGAGCCCCGCGTGCATGGACAGGAGGGCCGCCGCGTAGCCCCCGACGCCGACGAAGGCCGCGTGCCCCGCGGACAGCTGCCCCGCGTAACCGCCGACGATGTTCCAGGCCTGGCCGAGGTAGGCGTAGAAGAAGATGAAGATCAGCACGGTGACCACGTAGGAGCTCACGACCCACGGCAGCGCGACGAGGACTGCCACGGCCAGGAGCGCGGCAAGCTTCACGCGGGAGCTCAGGCCGTGGTCTTGCCGAAGAGGCCGGCCGGCCGGAAGAGCAGGATGGCGATCAGGAGCCCGAAGCTGACCAGCTCCTTCATCGAGGGGGAGAGGAACACGGCGCCCATCGATTCGGCGACCGAGACGAGGATGCCGCCGGCAAAGGCGCCCGGGAGGCTGCCCATGCCGCCGATGATGACGATGTTGAACGAGGTCACGGAGAGCCCAAGACCGCTAGTCGGCTGGAAGGGCAAGATGGGCGACACCAGCGCCCCGGCGGCGCCCACGCAGGCGGCGCCGACGCCGAACGCGGCGGCGTAGACACGGCGCACGTCCGCCCCGATGACGCGGGCGCCGTACGGGTTGTCGGCGGCGGCGCGCATGGTCCGGCCGAGGTCGGTGCGCGAGAGAAACAGCCACAGCGCGGCCGTGAGCGCCATCGCGACGCCGAAGGTCAGCAGGCGGGTCACGTCGACGAAGATGGGGCCGAGCCACAGGGTGGACCGGCTGAGCGGTGAACGCACGCGCGTCGGGTCGGGACCGAAGGCGACCAGCGCGGCGTTCTCGAGGACGAGGGCGACGCCGAGCATCAGGAGGATCTGCATCTCGTGCGGCGCGTCCACGATGCGGTCGACGAGTCCCCGCTGGACCGCGAACCCGAGAAGGAAGAGCGCCGCGGCGCAGACGACGAAGCCCCCGTAGGGGTCGATCCCAGCGCGGGAGGCGAGCAGCCAGGCGAGGTACATGCCCCAGACCATCATGTCGCCGTGGGCGAAGTTGACGACGCGCATCACCCCGAAGATCAGGGTGAGCCCGACGGCCATCAGGCTGTAGACACCGCCGAAGAGGAAGCCGCTGAGCAGGCCCTGTCCGATGAGGGTCGGATCCACCCTATTGCCCTCCCGGCCGGGGCCCGTCGGCGGTCAACGCTTGGGACGCGGGAAGACGAACTTCTGGAGCGCGGCCTCCTTGGGCCACACCGCGACGGGCTTCTGGTTAAGGATCTGCACCATGGTTGTGATCGCGTTGGGGTTGTCGCCGATCTCGTTGAAGACGACCGGGCCGGCATACTGCATCAGGCCGCCCGCGTAGTTCGTCTTCTTGATGGCCTCCACGATGGTGTCCGGATCCGCGGACTTCGCGCGCTCGAGGATATCGGCGATCAGCATCATGCCGTCGTAGGAGTACCCGGAGTTCGTGTCGAAGGTCTTGCCACCGGACCGCTTCAGGTAGTCCTCCGCCACCTTCTGGGTGCGCGGGTTCTTGAAGTTTGCCCACGGAAGGCTGCTCATGACGTACTCGAGGTCTTCCTTCAGGGCGGCGAGCTGGCCGGCCTCGTAGAGACCGGGGCTCCCCGGCCCGACGATGCCCAGGATGTCGAGCCGCTGCTTGCGGATCTCGGGCAGCAGCAGCTGCGCGCTGGCCGGGCGCGTGATGGGCGCGATGATGTCGGGCTTCGCCGCCTTGGCGCGCGAGACCTCCGTCGAGAGATCCTGGGGCGGCTCCGGCCACGGGATCACGTCGACGATATCCCAGGACGGCTTCGCCGCCGCATGGGCCGCCTGGAAGCCCTTCGCGTTGTTCTGGCCGAAGAGATCGTTGCAGTACATCAGGACGACCCGCTTGGGCGACACCCCGGCTTCCTTGAAGATCTCGCCGAAGTACTGCACGGCCTTCCGGCCGAAGGATGAGCCGGTTGGAAAGTTCCGGTAGACGTACTGGACCTTCTGCTGCCCCTCCTGCACCGATTTCGCGACGTTCGCCGTGATCGGGTCGGCCGCGGCGATGTCGACCAGGAATGGTATGCGCCGCTGCTGCGTCACGGGGACCATGGCCGCCGTGCTGCCGGAGTCGAAGGAGCCCATCAGCATCTGCGCGCCCTGGTTGATGACGCGCTCGGCCTCGCTCCGCCCCACGTCGGGCTTCGTCTGGGTGTCCCCGACCAGCAGCTCGAGCTTCATCCCGCCCATCGACTTGATCCCGCCGGCGGCGTTGATGGCGTCGGCGGCCATCTGGGCGCCCAGCCGGCAGGCCTGCCCCGGTTCGGCAAGCGGCCCCGTCATGGGATGGACCACGCCGACCTTGAATGTGGGCGCCTGCGCCCGCAGGACCGCGGGAAAACCCACGAGCGCCGTCGCGCCCGCCGCGGCTCCCGCTGTCTTGAGGAAGGTCCTGCGATCCGTGCCTTTGCCTGTCCGGTGCTCACCCATCACGACCCCCTTTATTTCCGGCTGTAGTCGTAGAAGCCGCGCCCCGTCTTTCGCCCGAGCCTGCCCGCCATCACCATGCGCTTGAGGAGCGGCGGGGGCGCGTACCTGGCCTCGCGGAACTCCTCGAACATCACCTCGGCGACGAACATGGTCGTGTCCAGCCCGACCAGGTCCAGCAGGGTGAACGGCCCCATCGGGTATCCGCAGCCGAGCTTCATCGCCTGGTCGACGTCCTCGAGCGTGGCGAGGCCGCCCTCATAGACGCGGATGGCGTCGAGGAGGTAGGGCACAAGCAGCCGGTTGACGATGAAGGCGGTCGAGTCCTTGGTCTTGACCGGCACCTTGCCGACGGCCTGCACCCACTCGTAGGCGGCCGCAACCGTCGCGGGGTCGGTCAGGATGGACTGCACGACCTCCACGAGCTTCATGAGCGGCACCGGATTGAAGAAGTGCAGTCCCAGCACCTGCCCCGGGCGCTTCGTGGCGGCGGCCATCGCGGTGACGTTGCAGGAGGAGGTGTTCGACGCCAGCAGCGCGTGGGGCCGGCAAATGGCGTCGAGCCTGGCGAAGGTCTCGTTCTTCAGCGGCTGGTTTTCGGTGATGGCCTCGATGACGAGGTCGCAGTCCTTGAGGTCTTCAAGCTGCGTCGAGCCCTTGAGACGCCCCAGCGTCTCGTCCTTGACCCGTTCCTCCATCTTGGCCTTGGCGACCAGCCCCTCGAGGCTTTTGCGCATCCCGCCGAGCCCCTTGTCGAGGAAAGCCTGGTTCGCCTCGATCACCACGGTCGGAAAGCCGGCCTGCGCCGACACCTGCGCGATGCCGGAACCCATGAGCCCGCAACCGATCACACCGACCTGCTTGATGGCCATGCGAAAGCGACCTCCTCAGGGCGAGCTGCGGACTACGACGCGAAGCGGCGGCGGGCTACCTGCGGCCGCGGCCGGGCAGCGACCGCAGGGCCATCATCTCGTGCTCGATATCGCCTGGCGGGCACGGGTTCCTGATGGTCATCGTGACCGACGCGGCGTCGGTGCCGTACCGGACCGAGCCGTCGGGCATCACCTGCGGTTGGTCGAAGCGCACGGGCCTGGCCTGGACCGCGTCGGGTCGGAGCATCTCGCGCATCACCGACTCGGGCTTCTCGACGGGCCGCGCGAGCATCTGGAGGATCATCGGCGCGTTGAGGCCCTGGCGGACCTCCTCGGCGGCCGCGGGGGCGCTGATGCCCCCCGCCACTGTGGCCGACAGCACCAGCCCGATCACAATCCGCCTAGTCATGCAACCCTCCGCCACGCCGACCATTGTCCATCACCCGCCCCATCATAGCCGGATCGACCTCAATCGTGCCCAAGAATCGTACTGCCGACTCCTTAGTCATATTGCCAACTCTTTAGTCGTACTGCCAACTCTTTAGTCGTACTGAATGAGGGACTCGATGCGGTAGCCCTTCAGCCGCTCGCGCCCCTTGAGAAATCTCAGCTCGATCAGGAACTCGCAGGCGACCACGGCGCCTCCCAGCCGCTCGACCAGGCGCAGCGTCGCGGCCATCGTGCCGCCCGTCGCGAGGAGGTCGTCCACGGCCAGGACCTTCTGGCCCTTGGTGATAGCGTCCTCGTGGATGGCGAGCACATCCCGGCCGTACTCGAGCTCGTACTCTTCCTCGATCACCACCGCGGGGAGCTTGCCCTTCTTGCGCACGGGCACGAAGCCCGCCCCGATCTCTCGCGCCAGCACCCCGCCGAAGATGAAACCGCGCGACTCGACACCGACCACGACGTCGACCGAGCCCTTCCGGTACTTCGCGGCCAGATGCTCGATCACCGCCGCCCACGCCGGCCCGTCCTTGAGCAGCGTGGTGATGTCTCTGAAGAGAATGCCCTCGGTGGGGAAGTCCTTGATATCGCGGATCTTTGCCTTCAGCGACGCCACGTCCATGAGGGGAAGGATGTTACCCGCCGGAAAGGAATGACGCAACACGAAAAAGCCGTCAGCGCATCAGTCGTGAGGCCAGATCGCCGAGGTCGGCGACGATCAGATCGGCGTGGGCGGCGCCGGGCCGCCCGGCAGCGGCGTAGTGGACGCCGCGCATCCCGACGCGCTGCGCCCCCTGCACGTCGGCGACCGGATTGTCACCCACGTGGGCCGCCTCACCCGCCCCGATACCAAGTTCCGCGAGCGTTCGCCGGAAGATCTCGGCGTCGGGTTTGCGGTAGCCGACCTCGTCGGAGTAGGAGGCGGCCGTGAAGTGGCGAAGGAGATCGTGCCGCTCGAGGACCCGGCGCAGGATGACGCCGGGAGTCCGGCCGGTATTGGAGATGATGCCCAGCGCGATGCCCCGCGACGCGAGCTCCCGCACGGCCTCCGCGGCCCGGGGCTCCAGCTCGGGCGGCACGTGGAGCACCGGCTCGATGTAGCCGGCGAGCGCCTCCTTGAAAAGGGCGGGCGTCATGACTCGGGAGACGCCCGGCGACGCCGTCTCCAGGACGAGCCGCACCTGCTCGGCTATCAGCGGATCGCGGTGGCGGCCCCAGAAACGCTCGACGAGCACGTGCTCGGAGCGGTCGTAGGCCTCCGCCGCCTCCGCCTCGCCGATCCCGCTGCCGGCGCCCGCCAGCACGCGCTGCAGCGCCTGAATGCGAAGGACGCGCTGCCGGCGCAGATTCTCCGGCGAGTCGCGGACGAGGGTTTCCCAGAAGTCGAACGTGACGGCCTTGATCATCCGCCTACTCGAACTTCGCCGGGCGCTTCTCGAGGAACGCCAGCGCGGCTTCGCGCCCGGCGCTGGTCGCGTAGTTCCGGGCGAACGCGTCGATGCCGATGCGGATGGCGGAGGCCAGGTCCGTGTTCCGCCAGCGGATCATCAGCTCCTTCTGGAGCCTGATGGCCGGCGGCGCGCACGCGAGGATCTTCTCGACGAGCGCGGCCGTGACCGCTTCCATCTCCTCCGCCGGCGCCACACGGTTGACGAGTCCCCAGGCGAGAGCCTGGTCGGCGGCGATAGTGTCGCCCGTCAGAAGCATCTCGGCCGCGCGTCCGGGGCCGACGAGCGCGGGCAGGAGCGCCGCCTCGATCACCGAGGGCGCCCCCACCTTCACCTCGGGCAATCCCAGCTGGGCGCCGGCGGCGGCGACGCGGAGGTCGCAGGCCATCGCGAGCTCGAAGCCGGCGCCCAGGCACGGGCCGTTGACCATCGCGACGGTCGGGAAGGGCGCGTCGTGGACGGCGTGGATCGCCTCGTGCAGCGACGTGATGAGCGCCTTGGCCGTGGCAGGACGTAGGTCCCGGAGCACCTGCACCTGCATGCCGGCCGTGAACGCGCGCCCGGCGCCCGTCACGACCGCCGCGCGCACGCCTTCGTCCCGCGCGAGAGCCTCGAATGCCGCGCGCAGCTCGGCGATGAGCTCGGGGACGATCAGGTTGAGCGGCGGGCGGTCGAGCGTGACCCACGCGCAGCCGGCCTTCTTCTCGACGCGCACGAGCGCGGGCATGGGCACCTATTCAGCCCTCGCCTCGCCGCCGATCCACTCAGCTCTCGCCTCAGGGTTTCGCCCTTCAGCTCGAACCGCCACGCCTGCGGCTCCTCGGCAGCGTCTCAGCTCGAACATCAGTACCGGCGCATCGACGGGTCGACGGTGCGGGCCCACGCGTCGAGGCCGCCCGCCAGGTTCCGAACATTGGCGAAGCCGAGGCCGCGGAGGTATTCGGCGACGGCGGCGCTGCGCACGCCCTGGTGGCAGTAGACGATGATCTCGGCGGCCGGGTCGAGCTCGTCCGAGCGCAGCTCGATCTCCTCGATGGGGATATGCAGGGCATTGTCGAGCCGGCAGAGCCGCGTCTCCCAATCCTGGCGGACGTCGAGGAGCACGAGGGGCTCGCGCTGATCGAGCCGCTGCTTCAGTTCAACGGCCGTCAGTTCAGCACTCACGGGTGTGGGTCGGCGCTCATGGGTGCGGGCCCTCCGGGTCCGACGATATCATGCCGCGGCCCCCTCGTCAGGGAGCAGGACGGACGTCTCGGGCGAAACCTCTACCCTGACCTGGTCGCCCAGCTTGAAGCTCCGCCCGACGAGGGCCGAGGTGATCATCTCGACCCTGATCGTGCCCCCGGGGATCGTCACGTCGTAGAGCTGGCGCGAGCCCTCGAAGACGTGGGCGGCCACCGTCCCCGGGATGCCGCCGGCCGACCGCTCCCCCTCCTCGACGCGAAGCGCCTCGGGCCTCAGGCAGAGGAGCGCCCGGTCCCCCACCGACCAGGCGTGCGCACCCGACGACACGGGCAGGCGCGCGCCGCCTCGGGTCTGGACGACCACGCCCATCTCGCGCAGCTCGACCACGCTCACCGGCACGAGGTTCGCGGCGCCGACGAACTCGGCCACGAACGCGTTCCGCGGCTTCCAGTAGATCTCCTCGGGCCGCCCCTCCTGCACGAGGGCGCCGTCCGAGAGCACCGCGATCCGGGTGGAGAGCGACAGCGCCTCGGCCTGGTCGTGGGTGACGTACAGCGTCGTGATGCCGACGTCGCGGTGGAGTCTCGCCAGCTCGAGCCGCATCTGGGAGCGGAGCTGGGCGTCGAGGTTCGACAACGGCTCGTCGAGCAGGAGGAGGCGCGGCTGGACGATCAGCGTGCGCGCGAGCGCCACGCGCTGCTGCTGCCCCCCAGAGAGCTGCGTCGGCCGTCTCGTCTCGAAGCCCTCGAGCCCCACCTGCTGAAGCGCGGCCTTGACCTTGCGGTCGAGCTCGGCCCCGGAGACCCGGCGCTCGCGCAGCCCGAAGGCGACGTTCTCGAAGACGCTCATGTGCGGCCACAGCGCGTAGTGCTGGAAGACCATGCCCAGGTTGCGCTTCCACGGCGGCACGGAGTCGATCGGCTCGTCGTCCACGAAGATGCGCCCCAGGTCGGGCTGGACGAAGCCCGCGAGCATGCGCAGGAGCGTGGTCTTGCCGCAGCCCGACGGGCCCAGCAGGGTGTAGAACTCGCCGGGGCGTATAGAGATGGACACGTCTTTCACGGCCCAGGCGGCGCCGTAGCGCTTGCCCACCCCTTCCATGCGCACCTCGGACACCCGGATCACCGTTTCGTCTTGCGTCACGAGCGTGCCTCCTTTGGATATGCCCCCGGCGGATATGCCCCCGGCCCGGACAGCCCTGCCAGCAGCGGCACTACCAGGAGGCCCAGGCCGGCCAGCACCAGGTAAACCGCGCCCGGAGGCATCCAGGCGAGGAGGGTCGTGGCGATGACCGGGCCCAGGAACGCGGCCGCGATCCGCGATGAGTTCACGATACCGATGGCCGTCCCCGACGCCCGCTGGGCGATGGCCGCCACGGACAGCGGGAAGACCGGGGCTATGCAGAGCACCTGCAGGAAGCGGAGCACGCCGAAGCTCCAGACGTCGGGGGCGGCGGCCAGCGCCGCCAGCCCGAGCGACGAGGCCGCAAGGAACCACACAATGGTGCGCCGGTCGCCCACGATCTCGCCGACACGCGGGGCGAGCATGGCGCCGACCGCCGCGGCCGCGCCGGTGGCCAAGAGCAGGAACCCGCTCACCTCGAGCATGTCCGACGGAGCGACTCCCAGCGGCGGGAGGATCTGCGGCAGGATGGCCGTGAGAAAGAAGACCTGCGTCGAGCCCGCGAGGACCAGGAGGCAGACCGTCGCCACCTCCTTGACCGACGCCGTCGGCGGGCGCTCGTGTGGGAGCAGCTCCACCGGCCGGTACGGCACGCCCCACGCGACCAGGGCCGAGCAGGCCCAGAGCATGAGGCCCGCCGCCACGAACGAAAACCGGAAGCCGATGCGCCCGGCCACGAGCGCGCCCGCGGCCGGGCCGAGCACCTGCCCCAGCGTCATGCCGGACTGGATCGACGCGATACCGCGCCGCACGTCGCGGCCGGAGCGCCCCACCATGATGAAGGCGAACGTCGACACGGCGCCCATGAAGCCCAGCAGCATGCGCGAGAAGAACAGCTCCGGAAGGGTGCGAGCCATCGCCATGAGGAAGAAGCCCCCGCCCTGCAGGAGCTGGGTGAGAATGTACGATCGCTTCGGGTGGCGCTCGCCGAAGAAGCGCGCCGAGAACGGCGCCGTCACCACGGTCACGAGCGAGCTGACGCCGAGGATCCAGCCCGTCCAGCGGAGCGTCGCCGCCGCGTCCACCGTCGACATCTTCAGGATGTAGAAGGGCAGGCTGACGAACACGAACGACCAGGCGAAGGTGCCGAAGAACATCGAGAACGGCAGCACCCAGTCGCCCCGGAACGTTTGCTTAGCCATGCCCTACGCCCGGAAGAGCCCGGCGCCGCCGCGCGCGAGGCGCGTGGCGAGCCAGGTGCCGGCCGCGACGAGCACGATGGCGACCACGCCGAGCGCGGCGCCGGGGCCGCGGCCCACGGCCGACTGCATGTAGAGATAAATGCCGTACGAGAGCGGCCCGAGCTCGACGTTCGGCACGAGAAGAATGGTCGAGGAGAGATCCACCGCGGAGCTGACGAAAGCCAGGAGCCCGCCCGCCAGGAGCCCGCGCCCCATGAGCGGGAGCGTCACCTTGAGAAAGGCGCGCGCGCGGCTGGCGCCCAGGTTCTGCGCCGCTTCTTCGAGCGAGACCGGCAGCTGCTGGAGCGCGGCGTAGGC is part of the Candidatus Methylomirabilota bacterium genome and encodes:
- a CDS encoding MFS transporter; the protein is MAKQTFRGDWVLPFSMFFGTFAWSFVFVSLPFYILKMSTVDAAATLRWTGWILGVSSLVTVVTAPFSARFFGERHPKRSYILTQLLQGGGFFLMAMARTLPELFFSRMLLGFMGAVSTFAFIMVGRSGRDVRRGIASIQSGMTLGQVLGPAAGALVAGRIGFRFSFVAAGLMLWACSALVAWGVPYRPVELLPHERPPTASVKEVATVCLLVLAGSTQVFFLTAILPQILPPLGVAPSDMLEVSGFLLLATGAAAAVGAMLAPRVGEIVGDRRTIVWFLAASSLGLAALAAAPDVWSFGVLRFLQVLCIAPVFPLSVAAIAQRASGTAIGIVNSSRIAAAFLGPVIATTLLAWMPPGAVYLVLAGLGLLVVPLLAGLSGPGAYPPGAYPKEARS
- a CDS encoding ABC transporter ATP-binding protein; translated protein: MTQDETVIRVSEVRMEGVGKRYGAAWAVKDVSISIRPGEFYTLLGPSGCGKTTLLRMLAGFVQPDLGRIFVDDEPIDSVPPWKRNLGMVFQHYALWPHMSVFENVAFGLRERRVSGAELDRKVKAALQQVGLEGFETRRPTQLSGGQQQRVALARTLIVQPRLLLLDEPLSNLDAQLRSQMRLELARLHRDVGITTLYVTHDQAEALSLSTRIAVLSDGALVQEGRPEEIYWKPRNAFVAEFVGAANLVPVSVVELREMGVVVQTRGGARLPVSSGAHAWSVGDRALLCLRPEALRVEEGERSAGGIPGTVAAHVFEGSRQLYDVTIPGGTIRVEMITSALVGRSFKLGDQVRVEVSPETSVLLPDEGAAA